Genomic segment of Chitinivibrio alkaliphilus ACht1:
TCCACCCGTGCAAGAGCACGGATTGTATCACCGGAAGTAATTATAAAGGGTTCATCATATGGATTTTCACCAATCACGGGTTCAGTATTGCCACGGGCGTAATAAATCGCATCGTCATCCCCAAGGGGAATGAGCTCTCCATCTTCATCACGAAGGTCAAGGGTCACTTCATGCTGTGATGTTGTGAAAAACTGCCGGTTCTCATAGGCTGCATCAACACTGTTATCTTGCACTTGATCGTTGCCGTAGAGCAGCGCAGCGGGAAGATCTTGTTCATACACCCAAAATCCTTCTCGGGGGTCTTCATAGGCATCTCCCGTAGTTGCCACTGCGCGAATTGTATCAGAGGATGTAAGAAGTAAGGGAGTTTCGTACGGGTTCACGCCAATCTCAGGTGCGTCGCCGCCACGACTGTAATACACACGTTCTGTGCGGGAAATCTCCACTTCTTCTCCATCCTCGTCGCGTAAATACAGTGGAACTTCATGTGTTTCCGTTGTGAAGGTATGCGGGGTGTTTTTTGCTTCTTCCAGAGTAGTTGACTGGCGGTACTCCTCTGCAAAGAGGGTCGTTTTGAGCGGGAGGCGTTCAAGATAGATTGTTACTTCTGCCGTATCATGTATCTGAAGTGTATCCTGCGGCGACTCAACATGTTCAGCAAAGGCATTCACAGTGAAATGATAGTTGTTTTGTTCATTGTATACAAGAGAAGCCGTGGGGGAAACCGTGATTTGTCCGGTTTCTTCATCAAAGAAAAACTCCTCTGGGAGATCACGAGCTGTAAGGATGTCAACTGGCTTTTCAAGAGTAAGAACGCCAACCTCTGTGCCAGCGGGGCTTTGCTCAGGAATTGTAAAGGTTTGATCTGAAATAAGTGAGGCGTCATAGGGTTCATAGCGATTCGTAAAATAGAAGGAGAGAATATCGTGGCGACTGTACGCAGCTCCTGTAGCAGAGGTAAACCCTACAAAGACATCGGGGCGTCCCAATATTTCAGGAAGATCGATATTCTCGGTGTGGATGGGAACGTCGGGACGTGAACCCGATCTGCTGACACGAACCTCCATTTCCTCTGTTGTACCATTATAATCCACCCAAGCATGCCATATTTCTCCGTTTTTCATGAGATGTTCCTGTGGAAGAGAAGTGGCCTCTCCATGAATAAAAGGGTGAATTCTATTTTGCCAATAGATGCCGACATGATTATTGCAGGGATCCGGCGTTCGGTGACTCATACTATTATTCCATGTATCAAACTCAACAGCAACACTCTGCTGAATACCCTGGTACCCCATTGAACCACCGCTCTCACCAGCTGTGTTTGATAGCGGTTGCACTACAAAGGCAAGACCGTCTGCTCCGCTGATATGATTGTTAAGCGCATCAGAATAGCCACCATTATCATGAATACGAAAGGTGAAATAAGCACTGAAGGATGCATTAAAATCACCATCATCACCAACTAAGTGGATACGTTCAGTTATAAAGGCACTGCCAGCTTGAGTTGCCCGTGATTCGGTGAGTCTCAGTACATCCCGCCCTTGATCAGACACTGGGGAATCAATGGCATCTTCATTAATTTGCCAAGCAGAAAGATCCGAAAAATCATCATAGGAAAAACTGACTACTCCATCCGATGTAAGTCTTCCCTCATTACCAAACGTGATTTGGGCAACGGAAAAAGTAAAAAGATAATAAATAAAAGAGGTGGTCTTAACGGATGGTTTAGAGAGATATTGGTCATTGCATTCTCCAACAAGTGTTTTATAACATCATGCAAGACAATATAGGAAAAAAACAATAATTTGAATGAAAAAAATTGCTTTTTTGATTAAAAAATAATATAATAGTGATTATGCAAAGGTGTCACTTGTTGTTTGTGGAAATGCAAAGTGTGGCATCTTTGGTTTTAGTCAACAAAAACCTGTATTGTGTTTTTTTGATAGGCACTTTCAATGGGGGAGATTTGTTTTTGTTTCTGGTATTGCTGTTTTCGTCTATATTTGCCACGACGCCGCGAATAAGCGGTTTCTTTGTACAACCCTCCTTAGTGTATGGTGCGGTGGGGTGGAATCAACAGGGTAACGCGGTATTTGACTCGCAAGATGCCTATAATGCGTGGGTTGCCTCCATGGCAGACGTGGGGGGAGAAGATCTGTTTTGGCAATGGAGCGTTCGCTATGAGGCCGATCAGGAGTGGTTTTCCCGTGAGTGGGGTGGTCCTTCATCGGCAGATTTTGCCTACTTCCCCATTTCATCAACAACTCTTTCGGGTATTGAAACACAACGTTGGACCGACCCGACGAATTGGCCTGGAAGCGATGTTTCACCTCTTGAACGAACCCTTGCGGCGTGTGAAAAAGCGGGGGTCAATCTTTGGATTGGTCTGTATGTCAATGAGCATCCTGATAGTTATAACTG
This window contains:
- a CDS encoding lectin-like domain-containing protein, translating into MYYLFTFSVAQITFGNEGRLTSDGVVSFSYDDFSDLSAWQINEDAIDSPVSDQGRDVLRLTESRATQAGSAFITERIHLVGDDGDFNASFSAYFTFRIHDNGGYSDALNNHISGADGLAFVVQPLSNTAGESGGSMGYQGIQQSVAVEFDTWNNSMSHRTPDPCNNHVGIYWQNRIHPFIHGEATSLPQEHLMKNGEIWHAWVDYNGTTEEMEVRVSRSGSRPDVPIHTENIDLPEILGRPDVFVGFTSATGAAYSRHDILSFYFTNRYEPYDASLISDQTFTIPEQSPAGTEVGVLTLEKPVDILTARDLPEEFFFDEETGQITVSPTASLVYNEQNNYHFTVNAFAEHVESPQDTLQIHDTAEVTIYLERLPLKTTLFAEEYRQSTTLEEAKNTPHTFTTETHEVPLYLRDEDGEEVEISRTERVYYSRGGDAPEIGVNPYETPLLLTSSDTIRAVATTGDAYEDPREGFWVYEQDLPAALLYGNDQVQDNSVDAAYENRQFFTTSQHEVTLDLRDEDGELIPLGDDDAIYYARGNTEPVIGENPYDEPFIITSGDTIRALARV